Sequence from the Deltaproteobacteria bacterium genome:
CCCTGAGTTTACGCCAGAGGATTTAGGCGAGTTTTTAAAGAAGTGCATGGAAAATCGTCGGTCTGAATCTGCGGCTGAAATAAAGCGGACATTGACCGAAACCAATCAACGCCCAGGCAAGAAGCCTAGTTCAGCACCGGTATCTCTGGCTCCGTTACCTGCAGTTGGCGAAGGAGCCCTACAACTTGACTCGAGTTCATTACCAAGCGCCGAGCTAGATGCTAATCTGATTCCCAAATTGCGCATCAGGAGCAGCGCACCGCGGCCATTATCTCATCCGGCGAGTATGATCCCAAGCCCGATGCCGGTGCCGGCAAGCGGCGGCCGCAAACTGCCAGCAAAAGACTTCAAAAGTGGCCAACGACCGCTTAGCCGCATCCAGGGAATCCCGCCGACATCGCGCTATTATAAACAAACTTCCATGATGGCGCCGGCCCTGGCGATCGTCGCAGCCATTGCTTTGCTGTTTATCGGTGCGCGCATGTATACGACACTGACGGCCCAGAATCGACATGGCACCGTGCAACTGCGCACGCAGCCGCGGTTTGTCCGGATTACTGTCGGTGATAAACCAGTAGAAGGTAGTCGCTACATCGATACGACATCGAACAAGTTTTATGATTTGCACGTGCCTCCTGGTACACACACCTTACTAATCTCACGCGCAGGATTTATACCCGTACGCCACAAGTTCACGATCAAAGGCGGCGAAAAGCAAATCAAGGACGACGTGGTCCTGAAAAACGAGGGCCCCATTGCCGCTGTGAAAGTCACCATTAAGGGCATGTCATCCAAAGGCGCTAGTCTTGTGGTAAATGATGGCTATTTTAGGGCCAATGTCCGCAGCACTCAACGTGATGCCATCGAAATTAAAGATTTACGGCTGGGTCCAACCTACGAAATCAAAGTGATCGATGCCAGCGATCGCGATGACGAGTTTAAATGTAATTTCCGTCCAAAATCCACCACCTGGGTCAGCCCAGACGAGCTCATGATCGACATGCGCGATCGTAAGTGCTCGATGAAACGATAAAGGAGGGCACGACTTGAATCGCACAAATCGGCGCCTGATCCTTATATCGCTTACTATTTGTGTGTGGACTGCGGCCCTTGCTATCGGCAGCCAAAAACAACAGCTCATGGCGCGCGGTCCTGCAACTCTGACCATCGAAACTGAGCCTAAGGCCGTACGCATCCTCATTGATGGGGAAAAACTCGAGCAAGGCGCCTACATCAACACTCCCACGGAAATCAATGTACGCACCGGACGCCATCGCCTGACGATCCAACGGGATGGTTACCTACCTCAGGATCGGACAGTGGATTTGGTGGCAGGCGAAACGGAGAATTTAGACGATATCGTCCTAGTGCCTACATCAACACTCCCACGGAAATCAATGTACGCACCGGACGCCATCGCCTGACGATCCAACGGGATGGTTACCTACCTCAGGATCGCACAGTGGATTTGGTGGCAGGCGAAACGGAGAATTTAGACGATATCGTCCTAGTGCGCCGCCAAGGGCTTGAACTCGCCACCGCGGAGATCATCTCCACCGAG
This genomic interval carries:
- a CDS encoding PEGA domain-containing protein, giving the protein MNRTNRRLILISLTICVWTAALAIGSQKQQLMARGPATLTIETEPKAVRILIDGEKLEQGAYINTPTEINVRTGRHRLTIQRDGYLPQDRTVDLVAGETENLDDIVLVPTSTLPRKSMYAPDAIA
- a CDS encoding serine/threonine protein kinase; amino-acid sequence: MSGTSRYILANKIARGGMAEIYLGKQVGEDGFQRLVAIKRILQHYASDQEFTQMFRDEAHICKRLQHANIVRVEGFEEIEGASAIIMEFVDGADVRTLLHNIEQGGRRLAVPMACYIIAESARGLHYAHTKIDEITQQALGIVHRDISPQNILVSFEGEVKVTDFGIADAESKLTDTRPGVVKGKYSYMSPEQISAKPVDQRTDIFALSIVFWEMLAMKRLFQGENEVDTIQRVKSCRIEADLRQLNPEVDEELDLIIKKGLAKDPKKRYRSAADLEKEIRRYMSRKYPEFTPEDLGEFLKKCMENRRSESAAEIKRTLTETNQRPGKKPSSAPVSLAPLPAVGEGALQLDSSSLPSAELDANLIPKLRIRSSAPRPLSHPASMIPSPMPVPASGGRKLPAKDFKSGQRPLSRIQGIPPTSRYYKQTSMMAPALAIVAAIALLFIGARMYTTLTAQNRHGTVQLRTQPRFVRITVGDKPVEGSRYIDTTSNKFYDLHVPPGTHTLLISRAGFIPVRHKFTIKGGEKQIKDDVVLKNEGPIAAVKVTIKGMSSKGASLVVNDGYFRANVRSTQRDAIEIKDLRLGPTYEIKVIDASDRDDEFKCNFRPKSTTWVSPDELMIDMRDRKCSMKR